From the genome of Polynucleobacter sp. AM-7D1:
AGTAGCAGTGTCCGATGGCAAAATTCTGTCGGTTGGCTCTCTAGATGATTTAAAGCCCTGGACAGATAAGTATCCAACCGCAATCAATCGCCAATTTGCTGACAAGGTTTTATATCCAGGATTTGTTGAGGCTCATGGCCATCCGCTATTAGGTGGCTTAACCCAAACAAGTTTGCCTTTAACCTATCAACCCCTGCCAAATCCTTGGGGACCAGCATTCCCTGGAGTTCGAAATTTAAAAGCAGCTGTTGAGCAGTTGAAGAAGTACTCTGCGCAAATGAAAGGCCCATCAGAACTATTGCTTGCTTTTGGTTATGACATTGCTGCAATGGGGCAGGCGCCTGACCGCCAGATATTGGATGAGGTTTCAACGACTCGCCCAATTATTGTTTGGGATAATTCAGAGCACAATATGTTTCTCAATTCTGCTGCAATTGCTAAATATAAAATTACTCGCGCTGCCGTAAAAAATATTATTGGCGTGGGTCTTGATAAGAGTGGCAATCCTAACGGAGAGTTCTTGGGCAAGGATGCATCTGAATATATCTTAAGTGTTGCTGGTAAAGAAATGATTTCACCAGCAAAGATCCCCAAAGCAATGCTGTACTCAAATGATTTAGCGCAGCAAAATGGTATTACCAGTACAAGTGATATGGCCTTTGGTGTGGTCAATATTGATTTGGAGACTGAGGCTATGAAAGCGATCACCTCATCCAAAGCCACCTCACTGCGTATTGTGCCTGTTGCGATGGCGCAGAACTTTGTTGAAAAGTACGGTAATCAAAGTATTGAGAAGGTAAAAGAGCTTCAAAAATTAAACACTGATAGATTAATGTTTCATGGTGTGAAGTTTATGAGTGATGATGCATATCTTGCGAACACCATGAAAGTGGAGGGCCCCGGCTATGTCGATGGTCATCAAGGTGTCAGTTTTTATACCTCGCCCCAGGGTTTATACAATGATATGAAACCTTGGTGGGATGCTAATATGCAACTTCACGTGCATAGCAACGGTACAGGTGGTAATCAAAACACCTTAAATGCATTGCAACTACTTCAAAATAGTAAGCCACGCTTTGATCACCGCTTTACTTTGCAACATTTTGGATTGCCTACAACAGCGATGGTCATGAAGATGAAAACATTAGGCGCTGTTGCAAGTGTGAATCCGGCCTATTTCTATACTCGTGCTGCTATTCAAGGTAAAGACGTTGGTGTTGATCGCATTTCTTCTGCAACGCGTGTAGGTTATTTAAACAAAGAGGGCATCGTAGTTTCTCTGCACTCAGATAATCCAGTGGCGCCGCCTTTGCCTTTGACCATGGTTTGGGCTGTAGTAAATCGTTTGAATATAGAAACTGGCAATAAAAAATGGGCCCCTGCAGAGGCTGTTTCAGTTGCAGATGCCATGAAAATGATTACGATCAATGCGGCTTACACGGTGGGCGTTGAAGATAAAGTAGGAACAATTGAGCCAGGTAAGTATGCTGACTTTGCGGTATTAGGTGATGATCCGCAAACTGTGCCTTCAATCAAGATCAAAGACATTCCAGTAGTTGCTACAGTTTTGGGTGGAAGAGTTATTCCTGTATCTGAAACTAAGCAACCCAGACCACTACAGTAAAGAAGCTGCCTTAGTTGGTTGCTTCACTAAAAAGCCAACCTTCGGGTTGGTTTTTCTTAAGCAATTGATTTGGTCGATTTTGAGCAAAAGAAAAAACCACCTAAAAGGTGGTTTTCTTGTATCTGGCTCCTCGACCTGGGCTCGAACCAGGGACCTACGGATTAACAGTCCGGCGCTCTACCAACTGAGCTATCGAGGAATAAGCCGATATTATAGCAAGATGAAATCACTCACCCCAACTTCTATACAGATACCCAAAGTATTGACCATTGCCGGGTCCGATAGCGGCGGTGGCGCGGGCATCCAGGCGGATCTCAAAGTCATTACAGCCCTTGGCGGATATGGGATGACAGTCATCACCGCTATCACTGCCCAGAACACTTTGGAGGTGAGCCGCATTCAGGATATGGACCTTGATGTGGTGGAGGCTCAGATCGATGCGGTATTCATGGATATCGGGGTGGACATCGTCAAAATTGGCATGTTGGCTAGCCCAGAAATTGTTCATACTGTGGCATCAGCCCTCAAGCGCCATGGAGCTAAAAGAATTGTCTTGGATCCAGTATTAAGAGCCACATCCGGCGCTAGTCTGGGTGGTGACGATACTGCCCAAGCCATGATTATGGATTTATTCCCAATGGCAACATTAATTACGCCTAATCTCGAGGAAGCCGGCCTACTTTTAGGGCGAGAGCTTACTGGTGCGGCAGATTTTCAATTGGCGGCTGAAGAGTTGCTTGAGATGGGTCCACAAGCAGTTTTGATTAAGGGTGGTCACCTCGATAAATCCCATACTCAATTGACTGATTTTCTGATGTGGCGAACGATTGAAGATGGTCTTGAAGTGGTTCAGTCAAAAGAGTTCAAACACTATCGCGTTAATACGGCTAATACCCATGGCACCGGCTGCTCATTAGCCTCTGCTATTGCAACTTATTTAGCAGATGGTCATGACTTGCCACATTCTGTAGCAAAGGCAATTTCTTACGTTGAAGCAGGGCTCGAGGCAGGGCGTTTCTTAAGTATTGGTGAGGGGCCTGGCCCTCTGTGGCACATGCACGATTTCTATAAAACTGCATTGCCGGATGAAGAGGGTAAGTATTAATTTAAGCCTGGGTTTAATGCCTTAGGTTTTCATTAACTCTTGTAATCGTTTCACTGCAGCCTTGGGATCACTTGCACCATTAATTGCTCTGACAACTGCAACAGAGCCCACACCGCTCTGTGCAACCGCATGAATACTTCCCTCATCAATGCCGCCAATAGCGACAAGCGGATAGTGATTCATCAATTGAGCATATTTATATAAACGTCCTAAGCCTTGGGGTGCTGTAGCCATCTTTTTAAGATTGGTTGGGAAGACTGCACCCATAGCGATATAGCTTGGGCAGAAGCGATCGGCATAAATCATCTCGGCATAGCCGTGCGTACTAAGACCCAAGCGGAGTCCTGCAGACCGAATGGCATCAAAATCTGCCGTTTCTAAATCTTCTTGGCCTAGATGAATACCGTAGGCACCAGCCTCAATCGCCTCTTGCCAGTAGTCGTTAATAAAAAGTAAAGTTCTGCTACCTTTAACCGATTCAACTGATTCCTTAATTTGTTTTTTAATCAGTTTTTTGTCTTCGGACTTAAGCCGAAGTTGTACGGTTGGCACCTCAGCCTCAACCATCCGTTTTACCCAATTGGCATCAGGCATGACAGCATACAAACCTAAACGCTTTGGACATTCTGCAAAGGCCTTGGGATTCATATTCCGAGTCCAAGGCAACAGATCGAAATGTTCTGGTCTGGATGGCCACTTAAGGGGATTGAAATTACCATCTTGATGAACCATGCGCGACCAGGCTTTGCCTAAGGCCTTGGCATCACATTCAATGAAGCCCATGTCAATTGCGGCAACTGTACCCGCTAACTCGTAATGATCGGCCGCCTGTTCATTATCAATTTTTGGTGGAGGTGATGACAAGCTGTATGCCGGAATGGGCAAACACAAATCATCCTTGATATGGGCTGCAACAATTTGATCCGCAAGGTCGCGAACTAGACTCATTAGTTTTATCTTTTAACTTTGATGCCAGAAAGGTGTGCCAACCAAAGGCGTGCTCGCTTGAGCTGACTGCTGGGCTTTCATAGCGCCAGAGAGGTAGGCAGTGCGACCAGCGTCAACTGACATTGCAAAGGCTTTAGCCATAGCCACTGGATCATCGGCTAGTGCAACCGCAGTATTGAGCAAGACCCCGTCAAAACCCCACTCCATTACAGTGCAGGCATGTGAGGGGAGGCCTAAGCCCGCATCCACCAGAAGTGGCACTTTCAAGCGGTCACGTAAAAGTTTTAGTGCGTAAGGATTTAAAGGTCCTTGACCTGTGCCGATCGGAGCAGCCCAAGGCATTACTGCCTGGCAACCGACATCTACTAAACGTTGGCATAGAATGAGATCTTCAGTGCAATAAGGTAAGACCTTAAAGCCATCCTTAATTAAAGTTTCTGCAGTAGAGACTAGACGCAAGGAATCTGGCTGCAGTGTGTAGTCATCGCCGATGAGTTCCAGCTTAATCCAGTTGGTTTCAAATACTTCACGCGCCATTTGGGCTGTAGCAATCACTTCTTTGGGGCTATGGCAACCTGCGGTATTCGGTAAAACGGGTACAGCCATTTTTTTCAAGAGATCCCAAAAACCAGAATGGGCTTCAGTAGTGGAAGTGCCTTGTCTGCGTAGACTTACCGTAATCATTCCAGGATTAGACTGCTTCACGGCATTCTCTAAAACTTGTGGAGACGGATAACGTGATGTCCCGAGCAATAAACGGCTAGCAAAAGTCTCCCCATACAGCACTAATGGGTCTGCAGTATTTAGAGGGTTCGGTAAAGGGGCTGTCATCTTAATCAAGTACTTTTATCTGTTTTGCTATATTCACCGCTGGATTAGCCACCAGTCACAGGAGAAATTACTTCCATTTCGTCACCTTCACGCAATACTTCTTCGGCATGTCTAGTCTTGGGAACGAATTCATAATTGATCGCAACAGCAAATGGCGGTTGTGCATCAATCATGACCAGTACATCATCAATCGTGCTGTTATCCGGAACCTCTTTGGCAACTTGATTCACCATTATGTGCATGCGCTCAGCTCCTGATGGATCGAACCTGTTAGGCCTAAGCCCAGTTTCATAGCGGTAGGACTTGATCCTGAGCCCAACACTTCTAATGCGCAATCCAAAATAGCTGGTGAGATCATGAAGCCATGACGATAGAGTCCATTGATCATCATGAGATTGGCTTGATCTGGTTTGTGATCAAGAGATATCTCCGGCAAATTATCTTTCAGCGTAGGGCGACACTGTGTTGACATCTCTAAAATACGCGCTTCAGCAAACCCACTGTGAACGGTATAGACCGCACTGAGTAATTCCATAGCGGATCGAACACTCATGGGAGATAAATCCTCTGACTCAATTTCTGTTGCGCCAACAACATAGACGTCATCTTCTTTAGGCGCAATGTAAATGGGGTAACGTGGATGGATCAGACGAGTAGGGCGACGCAGTTTGACTTCAGGCGCATACAAACGAATAACTTCGCCACGAACGCCACGCAAATTCTTGGAGGCATCTTTGGCGCCAAGACCACGACAATCTATGACCCAATCAAAACCATTCTCTGGTTTACGAAGTTGCTCTGGATCGGTGGATTGATTCCAGTGACAAGGCACCTTCATGAGAGTGAGTTCAACCAGTAAAGCTTCTAGGAGTTGACGGTTATCTAGCTGTCCTTCATTAGGAAGATAGAGGCCTTGAGTAAAACGCTCAGCCACACCGGGCTCAATTTCTGCAAGAGATTGGCTATCCAATTGAATTGGCTTAGCAAGCGCCTGGTTTTGAGCGCAATTGCGCTGTAAATGGGAAGTAAAGCGTTCTGCATCACTAGCATCTTGACGATGCCACAAAATCAAAGTGCCATCTTGCTGAAAGAAAACGGGCTTTGCTAACTCATCGATAAGTTGCTTCCAACGAGGCAGGCTATGTATACCCATGCGCACGACCTCATCTTCCGTGATGGCAGATTCTGCGAGTGGGGCCAACATCGCAGCAGCAATGCGTGCAGCCGAATTAGCAGCATCTGAACCACCTTTCTCAAACAGCTCTACACGAGCACCGCGCTTAGCAAGTGCGACCGCTAGCAACCGACCCATGAGGCCGGCGCCAACGATGGCATATTTGCCGTTTGAGAACACGCTCTTCACTTACTGATAAATCTCGCTACCGCGCTTACGGAACTCAGCTGACATCTCTTCCATACCTTTTTGAGGATCGGTAGAGGCTTCCGCGGTGATCGGAATGACCTTCGCTTTCGGATTGCCATCTGCATCTAAAGTTGCTGCGTAATCACGCACCTCTTGAGTGATCTTCATCGAGCAGAACTTCGGTCCACACATGGAGCAGAAGTGCGCAATTTTGGCGCCTTCAGCAGGCAAGGTCGCATCGTGGTATTCACGGGCACGCTCAGGATCTAAGCCGAGATTAAATTGATCTTCCCAACGGAACTCAAAGCGCGCTTTAGATAAAGCGTTATCGCGTACTTGAGCACCAGGCAAGCCTTTAGCCAAGTCAGCACCATGAGCAGCAATCTTGTAAGTGATGATGCCGGTACGAACATCCTCTTTATCTGGCAAACCTAAATGTTCTTTTGGTGTGACATAGCAAAGCATTGCTGTACCGTACCAACCAATTTGCGCTGCACCGATACCACTGGTGATGTGATCGTAGCCAGGAGCGATATCAGTAATCAATGGTCCCAGGGTATAGAAGGGTGCTTCTAAGCAGTGCTTTAATTCCTCGGTCATGTTTTCTTCAATACGCTGCATTGGAACGTGACCAGGGCCTTCAATCATGACTTGCACATCATGCTTCCAGGCTTTGGCAGTCAATTCGCCAAGAGTATGGAGTTCGCCAAACTGCGCTGCATCATTCGAGTCAGCAATACAGCCTGGACGTAAACCATCACCCAAGCTAAATGACACGTCATAGGCTTTCATGATTTCACAAATCTCATCAAACTTCGTATAGAGGAAGTTTTCTTTATGGTGAGCTAAGCACCACTTAGCCATGATGGAACCACCACGAGACACAATGCCTGTAATGCGATCAGCGGTGAGTGGAACATAACGCAGCAATACCCCAGCATGAATAGTGAAGTAGTCCACACCTTGCTCAGCTTGCTCAACTAAGGTATCGCGGAACATTTCCCAGGTAAGGTCTTCTGCAATGCCGCCGGTCTTATCAAGAGCTTGATAGATAGGAACGGTACCAATCGGAACTGGTGAGTTACGAATAATCCACTCACGGGTTTCATGAATATGTTTACCGGTAGACAGATCCATGATGGTGTCTGCGCCCCAACGAATTGACCACACCATTTTTTCTACTTCCTCATTAATGGAGGAGGTCACGGCAGAGTTGCCGAGGTTGCCGTTAATCTTCACGCGGAAGTTGCGGCCAATAATCATGGGCTCTAGTTCTGGGTGATTAATATTGGCTGGGATGATTGCGCGACCAGCAGCGATCTCAGAGCGCACAAACTCACCAGTAACAATGTCAGGCAAATTGGCGCCATAGCTCTTGCCAGGATGTTGCTTGAGAAGTTGTTTGTATTCAGGGTTCTTGCGCAATTGCTCCAGACCCATGGACTCACGCAAAGCAACGTATTCCATTTCAGGAGTCACGATGCCTTTGCGGGCGTAATACATTTGACTCACGTTCTGGCCTGCTTTAGCAACACGCGGAGGATTGATGTGGGCAAAACGTAAATTCTGTGTCGCTGCATCTTGTGAGCGCGCAACGCCGTACTCCGAACTTGGTCCTGCTAATTGCACTGTGTCATCACGTTCTTCAATCCAATTCTTGCGTAATAGCGGCAAGCCTTTTTCAAGGTTAATCACAATATCGGGGTCGCTATATGGCCCTGACGTGTCGTAAACCGGAACAGGTGGATTAGGGACTATTTCTTCACCTACGCGTGTTGATAACTGCTCAATCATGCGAATCGGTGCTTTGATGTCTGGGCGTGAACCCTCTAAATAGGTTTTTGTGGAGGCGGGATAGGCAAATTTTTGGCCAAAGTCACGCTCCAAGCTCTTAAGGCTGGGAATCTCTTGTTTAGATTTTGTATTGGTATCGCTCATGTCCATCTCCTGACTGTAATTAGATGGACGAAACCGGGTGACGGTCTGATGGAAAACTCCCCACGCCAGCATTACCTGGATCGGGTTAAAGGGTCTTTCTCAGCGCCTCGTAGTAAAAATCACTAGAAGGGCACCCCTGTTTCATCCTTAGGGCTAATTTAACCACGAAATCACGCCAAGCTGGGTGACCAAAATCAAGTAGAGAACTGAAGGCATGTCCAGAGCTGGAAATCTAAGCCGCTTTTATATTGCGCAAAATGAAATCTGCAGTGACAAATGCAGCATCGCTAGTGAATTCATCAGCCAGAATACGGGCTGCAGCCTCTGAAAGCGAGATTTCAATAAAACCACTGACCTCGCCATCATGATTGGTGGGTATAAAGTTATCCGCAAGCTCTAAGTCATAAATATAGAGCTGCTCATCATGAAATCCTCGCCCTAGAATGGGGCGGC
Proteins encoded in this window:
- the thiD gene encoding bifunctional hydroxymethylpyrimidine kinase/phosphomethylpyrimidine kinase — protein: MKSLTPTSIQIPKVLTIAGSDSGGGAGIQADLKVITALGGYGMTVITAITAQNTLEVSRIQDMDLDVVEAQIDAVFMDIGVDIVKIGMLASPEIVHTVASALKRHGAKRIVLDPVLRATSGASLGGDDTAQAMIMDLFPMATLITPNLEEAGLLLGRELTGAADFQLAAEELLEMGPQAVLIKGGHLDKSHTQLTDFLMWRTIEDGLEVVQSKEFKHYRVNTANTHGTGCSLASAIATYLADGHDLPHSVAKAISYVEAGLEAGRFLSIGEGPGPLWHMHDFYKTALPDEEGKY
- the thiS gene encoding sulfur carrier protein ThiS produces the protein MHIMVNQVAKEVPDNSTIDDVLVMIDAQPPFAVAINYEFVPKTRHAEEVLREGDEMEVISPVTGG
- a CDS encoding FAD-dependent oxidoreductase, translated to MFSNGKYAIVGAGLMGRLLAVALAKRGARVELFEKGGSDAANSAARIAAAMLAPLAESAITEDEVVRMGIHSLPRWKQLIDELAKPVFFQQDGTLILWHRQDASDAERFTSHLQRNCAQNQALAKPIQLDSQSLAEIEPGVAERFTQGLYLPNEGQLDNRQLLEALLVELTLMKVPCHWNQSTDPEQLRKPENGFDWVIDCRGLGAKDASKNLRGVRGEVIRLYAPEVKLRRPTRLIHPRYPIYIAPKEDDVYVVGATEIESEDLSPMSVRSAMELLSAVYTVHSGFAEARILEMSTQCRPTLKDNLPEISLDHKPDQANLMMINGLYRHGFMISPAILDCALEVLGSGSSPTAMKLGLGLTGSIHQELSACT
- a CDS encoding thiazole synthase, which produces MTAPLPNPLNTADPLVLYGETFASRLLLGTSRYPSPQVLENAVKQSNPGMITVSLRRQGTSTTEAHSGFWDLLKKMAVPVLPNTAGCHSPKEVIATAQMAREVFETNWIKLELIGDDYTLQPDSLRLVSTAETLIKDGFKVLPYCTEDLILCQRLVDVGCQAVMPWAAPIGTGQGPLNPYALKLLRDRLKVPLLVDAGLGLPSHACTVMEWGFDGVLLNTAVALADDPVAMAKAFAMSVDAGRTAYLSGAMKAQQSAQASTPLVGTPFWHQS
- the thiC gene encoding phosphomethylpyrimidine synthase ThiC, with product MSDTNTKSKQEIPSLKSLERDFGQKFAYPASTKTYLEGSRPDIKAPIRMIEQLSTRVGEEIVPNPPVPVYDTSGPYSDPDIVINLEKGLPLLRKNWIEERDDTVQLAGPSSEYGVARSQDAATQNLRFAHINPPRVAKAGQNVSQMYYARKGIVTPEMEYVALRESMGLEQLRKNPEYKQLLKQHPGKSYGANLPDIVTGEFVRSEIAAGRAIIPANINHPELEPMIIGRNFRVKINGNLGNSAVTSSINEEVEKMVWSIRWGADTIMDLSTGKHIHETREWIIRNSPVPIGTVPIYQALDKTGGIAEDLTWEMFRDTLVEQAEQGVDYFTIHAGVLLRYVPLTADRITGIVSRGGSIMAKWCLAHHKENFLYTKFDEICEIMKAYDVSFSLGDGLRPGCIADSNDAAQFGELHTLGELTAKAWKHDVQVMIEGPGHVPMQRIEENMTEELKHCLEAPFYTLGPLITDIAPGYDHITSGIGAAQIGWYGTAMLCYVTPKEHLGLPDKEDVRTGIITYKIAAHGADLAKGLPGAQVRDNALSKARFEFRWEDQFNLGLDPERAREYHDATLPAEGAKIAHFCSMCGPKFCSMKITQEVRDYAATLDADGNPKAKVIPITAEASTDPQKGMEEMSAEFRKRGSEIYQ
- a CDS encoding thiamine phosphate synthase, with protein sequence MSLVRDLADQIVAAHIKDDLCLPIPAYSLSSPPPKIDNEQAADHYELAGTVAAIDMGFIECDAKALGKAWSRMVHQDGNFNPLKWPSRPEHFDLLPWTRNMNPKAFAECPKRLGLYAVMPDANWVKRMVEAEVPTVQLRLKSEDKKLIKKQIKESVESVKGSRTLLFINDYWQEAIEAGAYGIHLGQEDLETADFDAIRSAGLRLGLSTHGYAEMIYADRFCPSYIAMGAVFPTNLKKMATAPQGLGRLYKYAQLMNHYPLVAIGGIDEGSIHAVAQSGVGSVAVVRAINGASDPKAAVKRLQELMKT
- a CDS encoding amidohydrolase: MKSKNYLLSSLIIGLFSAQSQATQLLEPPPMGIPKEITVFVAKKIVTMDPSWPTATAVAVSDGKILSVGSLDDLKPWTDKYPTAINRQFADKVLYPGFVEAHGHPLLGGLTQTSLPLTYQPLPNPWGPAFPGVRNLKAAVEQLKKYSAQMKGPSELLLAFGYDIAAMGQAPDRQILDEVSTTRPIIVWDNSEHNMFLNSAAIAKYKITRAAVKNIIGVGLDKSGNPNGEFLGKDASEYILSVAGKEMISPAKIPKAMLYSNDLAQQNGITSTSDMAFGVVNIDLETEAMKAITSSKATSLRIVPVAMAQNFVEKYGNQSIEKVKELQKLNTDRLMFHGVKFMSDDAYLANTMKVEGPGYVDGHQGVSFYTSPQGLYNDMKPWWDANMQLHVHSNGTGGNQNTLNALQLLQNSKPRFDHRFTLQHFGLPTTAMVMKMKTLGAVASVNPAYFYTRAAIQGKDVGVDRISSATRVGYLNKEGIVVSLHSDNPVAPPLPLTMVWAVVNRLNIETGNKKWAPAEAVSVADAMKMITINAAYTVGVEDKVGTIEPGKYADFAVLGDDPQTVPSIKIKDIPVVATVLGGRVIPVSETKQPRPLQ